In Trichocoleus desertorum NBK24, the following are encoded in one genomic region:
- a CDS encoding valine--tRNA ligase — translation MTATIPTLASQYDPSTTESKWQTAWEQNQVFKADPNHGGEPYCVVIPPPNVTGSLHMGHAFESSLIDTLVRYHRMLGRNTLWLPGTDHASIAVQTILDKQLKAEGKTRYDLGREQFLERAWEWKAESGGTIVNQLRRLGVSVDWSRERFTMDEGLSRAVLTAFVQLYEEGLIYRGQYLVNWCPATQSAVSDLEVEPQEVNGHLWHFRYPLSDGSGYVEVATTRPETMLGDTAVAVNPNDDRYKHLIGKTLTLPIMNREIPIIGDEYVDATFGTGCVKVTPAHDPNDFEMGKRHNLPFINIMNKDGSMNENAGPFQGQDRFVARKNVVARLEADNVLVKVEDYKHSVPYSDRGKVPIEPLLSTQWFVKIKPMSERALEFLDQKQEPAFVPDRWTKVYRDWLVSLRDWCISRQLWWGHQIPAWYAVSETNGEIMDNTPFVVAHSETEAREKAIAKFGANVQLAQDPDVLDTWFSSGLWPFSTLGWPEQTADLQRYYPTTTLVTGFDIIFFWVARMTMMAGHFTGQMPFETVYIHGLVRDENNKKMSKSANNGIDPLLLINKYGTDALRYTLIREVVGAGQDIRLEYNRKTDESASVEASRNFTNKLWNASRFVMMNLEGQTPQQLGVPSENLELSDRWILSRFYQVVQQTRNDIDNFGLGEAAKGLYEFTWGDFCDWYIELVKPRLQGENATSRKAAQQTLAYVLEGILKLFHPFMPHITEEIWHTLTQAGEDQYLAVQAYPEVNAAQIDAELEHQFDLLIGTIRTIRNLRAEADVKPGAKVQTILQSESDRERQILDQGQAYIQNLAKVETLSIVEKLESAPEAIAGVVGTVQVLVLLAGVVDVAALKAKLEKDLKKVEAEIAALSGRLSNSKFVDKAPADVVQGARDALAEAEKQAEILKARLAQLG, via the coding sequence ATGACTGCAACTATCCCGACTCTCGCCAGCCAGTACGACCCCTCCACAACCGAATCTAAGTGGCAAACAGCTTGGGAGCAAAACCAAGTCTTTAAGGCTGACCCCAATCATGGTGGAGAGCCTTACTGCGTGGTGATTCCGCCACCCAACGTCACGGGTAGTTTGCACATGGGGCACGCCTTTGAAAGCTCCCTAATTGATACCTTGGTGCGCTATCACCGGATGCTGGGCCGCAACACGCTTTGGCTACCGGGGACTGACCACGCCAGTATTGCCGTGCAGACGATTCTAGACAAGCAGCTCAAGGCAGAAGGCAAAACTCGCTACGACCTGGGACGTGAGCAGTTTCTAGAGCGGGCTTGGGAGTGGAAAGCTGAATCTGGCGGCACGATCGTCAACCAGTTGCGGCGCTTGGGAGTTTCGGTCGATTGGTCACGGGAACGCTTCACGATGGATGAAGGGCTATCTCGCGCAGTGCTGACTGCGTTTGTGCAGCTTTACGAAGAAGGGCTGATTTATCGGGGTCAATATTTAGTCAACTGGTGCCCTGCCACTCAGTCAGCCGTATCTGACCTGGAGGTAGAACCCCAAGAAGTTAACGGTCATCTCTGGCACTTCCGCTATCCGCTCTCCGATGGCTCTGGTTATGTAGAAGTGGCCACCACTCGCCCCGAAACAATGCTGGGGGACACAGCCGTGGCCGTGAACCCCAACGACGATCGCTACAAGCATTTGATTGGCAAGACCCTCACTCTGCCGATTATGAATCGAGAGATTCCGATCATTGGCGATGAGTATGTCGATGCCACCTTTGGGACAGGTTGCGTTAAAGTTACGCCTGCCCACGACCCCAACGACTTTGAGATGGGCAAGCGCCACAACCTGCCTTTCATCAACATCATGAACAAAGATGGCTCGATGAATGAGAACGCAGGGCCATTCCAGGGGCAGGATCGCTTTGTGGCTCGCAAGAATGTGGTCGCGCGACTAGAGGCAGATAATGTCCTGGTGAAAGTGGAGGACTACAAGCACTCCGTACCCTACAGCGATCGCGGCAAAGTTCCAATTGAACCGTTGCTCTCAACTCAGTGGTTCGTCAAAATCAAACCGATGTCCGAGCGGGCGCTGGAGTTTCTTGACCAAAAACAAGAGCCTGCCTTCGTACCCGATCGCTGGACGAAGGTTTACCGGGATTGGTTGGTAAGCTTGCGCGATTGGTGTATCTCGCGGCAACTCTGGTGGGGGCATCAAATCCCTGCTTGGTATGCGGTCAGCGAAACCAATGGCGAAATTATGGACAATACGCCCTTTGTGGTTGCCCATAGCGAAACAGAAGCGAGAGAAAAGGCGATCGCGAAATTTGGCGCAAATGTGCAACTGGCACAAGATCCAGATGTGTTGGATACCTGGTTCTCATCTGGTTTGTGGCCATTCTCGACCTTGGGTTGGCCAGAACAGACAGCAGATTTGCAACGCTACTATCCCACTACCACGCTAGTGACCGGGTTCGACATTATCTTCTTCTGGGTCGCCCGAATGACGATGATGGCAGGGCACTTCACCGGACAAATGCCGTTTGAGACCGTCTACATCCACGGTTTGGTGCGGGATGAGAACAACAAGAAGATGTCGAAATCAGCCAACAACGGCATCGACCCTCTGTTGCTGATTAACAAATACGGCACCGATGCTCTCCGCTACACCTTAATCCGGGAAGTTGTGGGTGCAGGTCAAGACATCCGCTTGGAGTACAACCGCAAAACCGATGAATCTGCCTCGGTAGAAGCGTCTCGCAACTTCACCAATAAATTGTGGAATGCCTCCCGGTTTGTGATGATGAACCTGGAAGGGCAAACGCCACAACAGTTAGGAGTTCCTAGTGAGAATTTAGAGTTGAGCGATCGCTGGATTCTCTCTCGCTTCTATCAAGTAGTACAGCAAACCCGCAACGACATTGATAACTTCGGGTTAGGTGAAGCGGCTAAGGGTCTGTATGAATTCACTTGGGGCGACTTCTGCGACTGGTACATCGAATTAGTGAAGCCTCGCTTGCAAGGAGAAAATGCGACCTCCCGCAAAGCGGCTCAGCAAACCCTAGCTTATGTGCTCGAAGGGATCCTCAAGCTGTTCCATCCCTTTATGCCGCACATCACCGAGGAGATCTGGCACACCCTAACTCAAGCAGGCGAAGATCAGTACTTGGCGGTGCAAGCCTATCCAGAAGTCAATGCCGCACAAATTGATGCTGAACTAGAGCACCAGTTTGATCTGTTGATCGGCACCATTCGCACCATCCGTAATTTGCGGGCGGAAGCAGATGTGAAGCCAGGAGCAAAGGTACAAACCATTCTGCAAAGTGAGAGCGATCGCGAACGCCAAATTCTTGACCAGGGTCAAGCCTACATCCAAAACCTCGCCAAAGTTGAAACTCTCAGCATTGTGGAGAAGCTAGAATCTGCTCCAGAAGCGATCGCAGGTGTGGTTGGAACCGTGCAAGTTCTTGTGCTGCTCGCAGGTGTGGTGGATGTCGCTGCACTGAAGGCCAAATTGGAGAAAGACCTCAAAAAAGTAGAAGCTGAGATTGCCGCGCTCTCCGGTCGTCTCAGCAACTCCAAGTTCGTCGATAAAGCTCCTGCTGATGTTGTCCAAGGAGCAAGAGATGCCCTAGCTGAAGCCGAAAAACAAGCCGAGATCCTCAAAGCTCGTCTCGCTCAATTAGGTTAA
- a CDS encoding DUF3616 domain-containing protein, which translates to MPAGFLLSRIVLQFNKELRAVSEDLSGVVYTPDGSLWVASDETATVERLSLVDPYIYGNHRQFTLAELITLPNQEEIEIDIEGMTYADDYLWLTGSHSTKRKKVKDSKNNQENLARLTEVTFDPNRYVLARIPVMNGDLVKSCAQSHDPNQKLTAATLNRTNNGNILIDALKSDLHLGPFLATDPQSQDKPLVLPGKDNGFDLEGLAVCGDRLFLGLRGPVLRGWAIILEIEVEAATPETLSLKPIGESGEHYKKHFVDLGGLGIRDLCFQGEDLLILAGPTMVLDGSIRLFRLSGALGLSQDSLCAQEAGKLDALFDIPYGIGCDRAEGMCLFACIGDTPSLLTVYDSPSELRLHGLKGVLADVFKL; encoded by the coding sequence ATGCCAGCAGGTTTTCTACTCAGCCGAATTGTGTTGCAGTTCAATAAAGAGTTGCGAGCAGTGTCAGAAGACCTTTCGGGTGTAGTTTATACCCCTGATGGCTCTCTTTGGGTTGCTTCCGACGAAACGGCAACAGTAGAGCGACTGTCTCTGGTAGACCCTTACATCTATGGCAACCACCGTCAATTTACACTGGCAGAATTAATCACGCTCCCCAATCAAGAAGAGATCGAAATTGACATAGAGGGGATGACTTACGCCGATGATTACCTCTGGTTAACTGGATCTCACAGCACCAAACGTAAGAAAGTTAAAGACAGTAAAAACAATCAGGAGAATCTGGCTCGGCTCACCGAAGTCACCTTTGATCCCAATCGTTATGTTTTGGCGCGTATCCCAGTCATGAATGGTGACTTGGTCAAATCTTGTGCTCAGTCTCATGATCCTAACCAAAAGCTGACTGCCGCCACCTTAAACCGAACTAACAACGGCAATATCTTGATTGATGCCTTGAAGTCTGACTTGCACCTTGGCCCTTTCTTGGCTACAGACCCGCAAAGTCAAGACAAACCCTTGGTATTACCTGGGAAAGATAACGGGTTTGATCTGGAAGGTCTCGCTGTCTGTGGCGATCGCCTCTTCCTCGGCTTGCGGGGGCCAGTGCTGAGAGGCTGGGCAATCATTCTCGAAATTGAAGTAGAAGCTGCCACACCTGAAACCCTTAGCCTCAAACCAATTGGTGAGTCTGGCGAACACTACAAAAAACATTTTGTTGATTTAGGCGGCTTGGGCATTCGTGACCTATGCTTTCAAGGCGAAGATCTGCTCATTTTAGCTGGGCCTACGATGGTGCTCGACGGCTCAATTCGACTCTTCCGTTTATCGGGGGCATTAGGCCTAAGTCAAGACAGCCTCTGTGCACAGGAAGCGGGCAAATTAGACGCATTATTTGATATTCCCTACGGCATTGGGTGCGATCGCGCTGAAGGGATGTGTTTGTTTGCTTGTATTGGCGACACACCTTCCCTATTAACCGTGTATGATTCTCCTTCTGAATTACGGCTGCATGGCTTGAAAGGGGTTTTAGCCGATGTTTTTAAGCTGTAA
- a CDS encoding NCS2 family permease, whose product MQPINSPHWFVRRDIDGFFGLALDNFIQILVIVSLCQGVLNFPGTILYGRVLPGVALSLIVGNFYYAWLAYRQGKQEQRHDITALPYGINTVSLFAYVFLVMLPVKLAAIAQGVSPEQAAELAWQAGLVACLGSGLIELAGAWIGEGVRRLAPRAALLSTLGGIAVTFIAMDFLFRTFASPIVGLVPLGVILLTYFGQVRFAIPGGLLAVLLGIGLAWGTGLVSWDATRFATALEPVGFYLPRFWLGELWQGRSVLIDYLSVILPMGLFNLIGSIQNLESAEAAGDSYPTAPCLAVNGIGTIVAALYGSCFPTTIYIGHPGWKALGARVGYSTLNGIVMALLCLSGTVGLLAYFVPIEAGMAIVLWIAIVIVAQSFTATPLRHAPAVVVGLLPAIAAWGVLVAKNALRAAGLGTPAQPFNPGLIPSFQNSGMFIDGAFALEQGFIFSAMLLAGITVYIIERKFKQAALWSLAAAGLSWVGLMHSYNWAIADTVIHLGWGAGGDWAVGYCLLAILFFYAAWQTRKTKNESPDNLLSDISGPQEYSQE is encoded by the coding sequence ATGCAACCAATTAACTCTCCGCACTGGTTTGTCCGCAGGGATATTGATGGCTTTTTTGGCCTTGCGCTCGACAATTTCATTCAAATCTTGGTGATTGTCAGTCTGTGCCAAGGCGTACTTAATTTCCCAGGCACAATTCTGTATGGCCGTGTTCTACCTGGTGTTGCCCTAAGTCTAATTGTAGGTAACTTCTATTACGCTTGGCTAGCTTACCGACAAGGCAAACAAGAGCAGCGGCATGATATTACCGCCTTACCCTACGGCATCAATACGGTGAGTCTCTTTGCTTACGTATTTTTGGTTATGTTGCCCGTCAAACTAGCGGCGATCGCTCAAGGAGTATCCCCAGAGCAAGCCGCAGAACTAGCTTGGCAAGCAGGTTTGGTCGCTTGTTTAGGCTCCGGTCTGATCGAACTAGCAGGCGCTTGGATTGGCGAGGGTGTGCGCCGACTCGCGCCGAGGGCAGCTTTACTCTCGACCTTAGGTGGCATTGCAGTAACCTTCATTGCAATGGATTTTTTGTTCCGCACTTTCGCAAGTCCTATTGTGGGTTTGGTGCCGTTGGGCGTGATCCTTTTGACCTACTTTGGTCAAGTGCGCTTTGCGATTCCAGGGGGTCTATTAGCGGTGCTACTGGGCATTGGGCTGGCTTGGGGAACCGGACTCGTAAGTTGGGATGCCACTCGCTTCGCAACGGCCCTAGAACCCGTAGGCTTTTACTTACCAAGGTTCTGGTTAGGGGAGCTATGGCAAGGGCGATCGGTTCTGATCGATTACTTAAGTGTGATTTTGCCAATGGGCCTGTTCAACTTGATTGGCAGTATTCAAAATTTGGAGAGTGCCGAAGCCGCCGGAGACTCTTACCCAACGGCCCCTTGTTTAGCAGTTAATGGGATTGGCACAATTGTGGCTGCTCTGTATGGATCTTGTTTTCCCACAACCATTTACATCGGTCATCCTGGTTGGAAAGCGCTGGGGGCGAGGGTTGGTTACTCGACGCTCAATGGCATTGTGATGGCCTTGTTGTGCTTGAGCGGAACGGTCGGCTTGCTCGCTTACTTTGTCCCGATTGAAGCGGGGATGGCGATCGTGCTTTGGATTGCAATTGTAATTGTGGCCCAGAGCTTTACAGCTACGCCGTTGCGCCATGCTCCAGCCGTGGTTGTGGGGCTATTACCTGCGATCGCGGCTTGGGGAGTGCTAGTTGCAAAGAATGCTTTGCGGGCTGCGGGGTTGGGGACTCCCGCCCAACCTTTTAATCCTGGGTTGATTCCATCTTTTCAAAACAGCGGCATGTTTATTGATGGGGCATTTGCCTTGGAGCAAGGCTTTATCTTTTCTGCCATGCTCCTCGCAGGGATCACGGTTTATATTATTGAGCGCAAGTTTAAACAGGCTGCCCTGTGGTCCTTAGCCGCAGCGGGACTCTCTTGGGTAGGGTTAATGCACAGCTATAACTGGGCGATCGCGGATACGGTGATCCATTTGGGATGGGGTGCTGGAGGTGATTGGGCCGTGGGCTATTGTTTGCTAGCGATTCTGTTTTTCTATGCAGCGTGGCAAACCCGGAAGACCAAGAACGAAAGCCCAGACAACTTACTCAGTGACATCTCTGGCCCTCAAGAGTACTCACAAGAATAG
- a CDS encoding AarF/ABC1/UbiB kinase family protein — protein MKNVEPVSSTNMRTDLRSVQPESAIPAGIAVTNSTSPSTITVKSEPIALPPEMLTPEPLVEAEFDPEIAGLRYDPAAIADYYRSRPLQVWGRLLTIIWPFLTFGLSLWWDKRTGQGAKNQRRRAVRLREVLTVLGPAYIKVGQALSTRPDLVPPLFLEELTQLQDQLPPFPNELAYQFIEEELGDRPEEIYAELTPQPIAAASLGQVYKGRLKTGEVVAVKVQRPDLAQNITLDLYLLRGLAGWAQRNIKQVRSDLVAILDEFGSRVFEEMDYIHEGHNAERFARLYGHLQDIYVPKIYWEYTRRRVLTMEWINGTKLTQPEQLKAQGIDASYLIEVGVQCSLRQLLEHGFFHADPHPGNLLATPDGKLAYLDFGMMSEVKPYQRYGLIEAVVHMVNRDFEGLAHDYVKLEFLTPETDLTPIIPALANVFSNALGASVAELNFKSITDEFSALMYEYPFRVPAYYALIIRSLVTLEGIAINVDPDFKVLSKAYPYVSKRLLTDPAPELRNSLRDLLFKDGSFRWNRLENLLKNARNSQDYDLNQVMNQAVDFLFSERGAFIRNRLVDEIIKGVDALGRNAVYNLTYLVRERVGLAVNQQAAAPADEQQSLEHIKRIWGILRETQGFDAGQLLPLIPRLLAKPETQHMGQQIASGLAQRVAARFIREVLLKEDAASRTPNSATNGSSSRNSGVNSSPPLALPAAVAR, from the coding sequence ATGAAGAATGTTGAGCCTGTATCTTCTACTAACATGCGGACTGACTTACGCTCAGTTCAGCCAGAGTCTGCCATTCCAGCAGGAATAGCAGTGACAAACTCAACGTCCCCTTCAACTATCACGGTAAAAAGTGAGCCGATCGCTCTGCCGCCAGAAATGCTAACGCCGGAACCCTTGGTTGAAGCCGAATTTGATCCAGAAATTGCTGGCCTACGCTATGACCCAGCGGCGATCGCAGACTACTACCGCTCCAGACCGTTGCAAGTATGGGGGCGCTTACTCACCATTATTTGGCCATTTTTAACCTTTGGGCTGAGCCTATGGTGGGACAAGCGGACAGGACAAGGAGCTAAAAATCAACGCCGTCGCGCCGTTCGCTTGCGGGAAGTTTTGACCGTATTGGGGCCAGCCTACATTAAAGTGGGGCAAGCCCTCTCTACGCGGCCCGATCTGGTTCCCCCGCTGTTTTTAGAAGAACTGACTCAACTTCAAGATCAGCTACCGCCCTTTCCCAATGAGCTGGCTTACCAGTTTATTGAAGAAGAACTAGGCGATCGCCCAGAAGAGATTTACGCCGAACTGACACCCCAACCCATCGCGGCGGCATCTTTAGGCCAGGTTTACAAAGGCAGACTTAAAACCGGAGAAGTGGTCGCAGTTAAGGTACAGCGGCCTGATTTAGCCCAAAATATTACCCTAGATTTATATTTGCTTAGAGGTCTCGCAGGTTGGGCTCAGCGAAACATTAAACAAGTCCGGAGTGACCTTGTTGCCATCTTGGATGAATTCGGCAGCCGTGTCTTCGAAGAGATGGATTACATCCACGAAGGGCACAATGCGGAGCGATTTGCTCGGCTTTACGGCCACTTACAAGATATTTACGTTCCTAAAATTTATTGGGAATATACCCGTCGGCGCGTGCTGACGATGGAATGGATCAACGGCACCAAGCTGACTCAGCCAGAACAACTTAAAGCGCAAGGCATTGATGCGAGCTATCTGATCGAGGTGGGAGTGCAGTGCTCCCTACGCCAACTCCTAGAACATGGCTTTTTCCATGCTGACCCACACCCAGGCAACTTGCTAGCCACACCAGACGGCAAGCTAGCTTATCTAGACTTCGGCATGATGAGCGAAGTGAAGCCCTACCAACGCTACGGTTTGATCGAGGCCGTGGTTCATATGGTGAACCGGGACTTTGAGGGGTTGGCTCACGATTATGTCAAGCTGGAATTTCTGACTCCAGAAACTGACCTCACCCCAATTATTCCCGCTTTAGCGAACGTCTTCAGTAACGCCCTCGGAGCAAGTGTGGCGGAGCTGAACTTCAAGAGCATCACCGACGAGTTCTCGGCGCTGATGTACGAGTATCCTTTCCGGGTGCCCGCTTATTACGCGCTGATCATCCGATCGCTCGTCACCTTAGAAGGCATTGCGATCAACGTAGATCCTGATTTTAAGGTGCTCAGCAAAGCCTATCCTTATGTCTCCAAGCGCCTGTTAACCGACCCTGCTCCGGAGCTGCGCAACTCCCTCCGTGACCTACTGTTCAAAGATGGCAGCTTCCGGTGGAACCGTTTAGAGAATTTGCTCAAAAACGCCCGCAACAGCCAAGACTATGATTTAAATCAAGTCATGAACCAGGCAGTAGATTTTCTCTTCTCAGAACGAGGCGCGTTCATTCGCAACAGATTAGTAGATGAAATTATTAAAGGGGTGGATGCATTGGGGCGCAATGCCGTCTATAACCTCACCTACCTCGTGCGGGAGCGGGTAGGGTTAGCCGTCAACCAACAAGCGGCTGCTCCAGCCGATGAACAACAAAGTCTAGAACACATTAAACGGATTTGGGGCATTCTTCGGGAAACTCAAGGCTTTGATGCAGGTCAACTGCTACCCTTAATTCCTCGGTTGTTGGCTAAGCCAGAAACTCAGCATATGGGGCAGCAAATCGCCAGTGGTTTAGCCCAACGAGTGGCAGCTCGCTTCATTCGGGAAGTGTTGCTCAAAGAAGATGCCGCTTCTAGAACTCCTAATTCTGCAACGAATGGTTCTTCCAGCCGAAATAGTGGGGTAAACTCATCACCTCCGCTGGCTCTACCTGCTGCTGTCGCTCGATAA
- the recN gene encoding DNA repair protein RecN, which translates to MLLSLRIENFALIDRLELEFSTGLNVLTGETGAGKSIILDAIDAALGGKVTSRAIRTGAQRGLVEATFSLDSSLATWLTEQEIDLLDDSSLVCSREMVAGQSTLRSRSRLNGVLVNKQQMETLRDRLVEITAQGQTMQLGQASNQREWLDGFGGVPLLEQRAAVSSAFNAYQQALQALEKRRHSESQRLQQLDLYQYQLRELSTASLSDADELEQLEQERQRLSHSVELQQQSYQAYQALYQNDTGEPACADLLGNAEVILNDMLRYDPGLQPVLDLVTDALAQVQEAGRQINAYGESVETDPQRLQDVEDRIAELKQICRKYGPTLTDAIAFQQRVQAELEALTGGGLSLEELEQTYQERRTALVTVCARLTELRQVAARELEDRLIRELKPLAMEKVQFQVQIAPIAPTTNGADQITFLFSPNPGEPLQPLNETASGGEMSRFLLALKACFSQVDLIGTLVFDEIDVGVSGRVTQAIAEKLYQLSQQHQVLCVTHQPIVAAMADYHFHVDKQAIAEPVAVGANAVGAKNGKRSQSKSKTTADTDTDPNTETATVELITSEADLEAVRTVVRVTTLDPNQRREELAQLAGGRSAQEAIAFADSLLAQAAELRQTPASTAILPVETATPTEVPPKSRARSTSTRAKAARSQAPKKA; encoded by the coding sequence ATGTTGCTTTCTCTTCGGATTGAAAACTTTGCTCTAATCGATCGCCTGGAGCTAGAGTTCAGCACTGGCCTGAATGTTTTGACGGGTGAAACAGGGGCTGGCAAGTCGATTATTTTAGATGCAATTGATGCAGCCTTGGGTGGTAAGGTGACCAGTCGCGCTATCCGCACAGGAGCGCAGCGTGGCTTAGTAGAGGCTACGTTTAGTCTAGATTCCTCGTTGGCTACCTGGCTGACTGAGCAAGAAATTGACCTCCTAGATGACTCCTCTCTGGTTTGTAGTCGTGAGATGGTAGCAGGGCAAAGCACGCTCCGCAGCCGATCGCGCCTGAATGGGGTGCTGGTGAACAAGCAGCAAATGGAGACCCTCCGCGATCGCCTGGTAGAAATCACGGCTCAAGGTCAAACCATGCAGTTGGGGCAGGCCTCAAACCAGCGCGAGTGGCTAGATGGCTTTGGGGGGGTACCTCTCCTAGAACAACGAGCAGCGGTAAGTAGTGCTTTTAATGCCTACCAACAGGCTTTGCAGGCTTTGGAAAAGCGGCGGCACTCCGAGAGCCAGCGCTTGCAACAACTAGACCTATATCAATATCAACTGCGGGAGTTGAGTACTGCTAGCTTGAGCGATGCCGATGAGCTAGAGCAACTAGAGCAAGAACGACAGCGGCTGAGTCATAGTGTAGAGCTTCAACAGCAAAGCTATCAAGCCTATCAAGCTCTCTATCAAAACGATACGGGTGAGCCTGCCTGTGCTGATTTGCTCGGTAATGCCGAAGTGATTCTGAACGATATGCTGCGCTATGACCCAGGATTACAGCCAGTTTTAGACCTAGTGACAGACGCTCTAGCCCAAGTCCAGGAAGCGGGACGGCAAATCAACGCCTACGGTGAGTCTGTTGAGACTGATCCTCAACGGTTGCAGGATGTGGAAGACCGTATTGCTGAACTTAAACAGATTTGCCGCAAATATGGCCCCACTTTGACAGATGCGATCGCCTTTCAACAGCGGGTGCAGGCAGAGCTAGAAGCCCTCACTGGAGGTGGGCTGTCTCTAGAAGAATTGGAGCAAACTTACCAAGAGCGCCGAACTGCTTTGGTGACAGTTTGCGCTCGGCTGACTGAGTTACGGCAAGTTGCAGCTCGTGAGCTAGAAGACCGCCTGATCCGCGAGCTGAAGCCGCTAGCGATGGAGAAAGTGCAGTTCCAAGTGCAAATTGCGCCGATCGCCCCTACTACCAACGGAGCCGACCAAATTACCTTCTTGTTTAGCCCCAACCCTGGGGAACCCTTGCAGCCATTAAATGAAACGGCTTCTGGTGGAGAAATGAGCCGCTTTCTCTTGGCACTGAAGGCTTGTTTCTCACAAGTCGATCTGATTGGCACGCTGGTCTTTGACGAAATTGATGTTGGGGTTTCCGGTCGGGTGACACAGGCGATCGCAGAGAAACTCTATCAATTGAGTCAGCAGCATCAAGTTCTTTGTGTGACTCACCAACCGATTGTGGCGGCGATGGCAGACTATCACTTCCACGTCGATAAGCAAGCGATCGCGGAGCCTGTCGCTGTAGGAGCCAATGCTGTAGGAGCTAAGAATGGCAAACGCAGTCAATCTAAGAGCAAGACAACCGCAGATACAGATACCGATCCAAACACAGAAACTGCAACAGTTGAACTGATCACCTCTGAAGCAGATCTAGAAGCGGTTCGGACGGTGGTACGTGTTACAACCCTAGACCCTAATCAGCGCCGAGAAGAACTCGCTCAACTTGCGGGAGGGCGTTCAGCTCAAGAGGCGATCGCCTTTGCCGATTCTCTCCTAGCCCAAGCAGCCGAATTGCGCCAGACTCCTGCCAGCACTGCAATTTTGCCTGTTGAGACTGCTACACCAACGGAAGTGCCCCCTAAATCTAGGGCTCGCTCAACATCTACTCGTGCTAAAGCGGCGCGATCGCAAGCTCCAAAAAAAGCTTAG
- a CDS encoding DUF4388 domain-containing protein: protein MTLASSLADFSLAELFRMIDQGRKSGRLTLLITGDAPTSQAPTCRYIWFRQGRVIAAADRLDGQGLISQITTRGWLSQRVIERLGNLAGGETPLGMTLKTQGALQAEQLNLLFSAQMQQIWSLFGIQTGRFDLDGKASLPSTEMTGLSLPAMEVALAGLRALKDWATLAEALPDGNSAMQSTIPGKPQFRLSSLESQLWDFANGSVSLSAIAKQLNQPIAKVQQAAFRLMLAGLVEEIPLIMSSSSVKEPPILPEPIEEFPEESKKVETPEKSKVSNSFLQNLVGFLRSKS, encoded by the coding sequence ATGACTTTAGCTAGTTCTCTTGCAGACTTTTCCTTAGCAGAGCTGTTCCGAATGATTGACCAAGGACGCAAGTCAGGTCGTCTGACCCTTCTCATTACAGGCGATGCTCCAACCTCCCAAGCGCCCACTTGTCGCTACATTTGGTTTCGGCAGGGACGAGTTATTGCTGCGGCTGACCGTCTAGATGGTCAAGGTTTAATTTCTCAAATTACCACAAGAGGGTGGTTGAGCCAGCGAGTAATCGAAAGATTGGGTAATCTTGCTGGAGGAGAAACCCCTTTAGGAATGACCCTAAAAACCCAAGGAGCGCTACAAGCTGAGCAATTAAATTTGCTTTTTTCGGCTCAGATGCAGCAAATTTGGAGCTTATTTGGGATTCAAACAGGACGGTTTGACCTAGATGGCAAAGCCTCTTTGCCCAGCACCGAAATGACAGGCTTAAGCCTACCCGCGATGGAAGTAGCCCTGGCAGGTTTGAGAGCCCTTAAGGACTGGGCCACACTCGCTGAAGCGTTGCCCGATGGTAACTCAGCGATGCAAAGCACAATACCAGGAAAGCCACAATTCCGCCTTAGCTCCTTAGAGTCTCAGCTTTGGGACTTTGCCAACGGTTCAGTTTCTCTCAGTGCGATCGCCAAGCAGCTCAATCAACCCATTGCCAAAGTGCAACAAGCCGCTTTTCGGCTCATGCTAGCAGGCTTAGTAGAGGAGATTCCTCTGATCATGTCCAGTTCTAGCGTCAAAGAACCTCCCATACTCCCGGAGCCGATCGAGGAGTTTCCAGAGGAGTCTAAAAAGGTAGAAACTCCTGAGAAATCTAAAGTTAGCAACTCTTTTCTGCAAAATTTGGTTGGCTTTTTACGGAGCAAGAGCTAA
- a CDS encoding ATP/GTP-binding protein encodes MEILRIVITGTVGAGKTTFIRTISEIDVVDTDRRATDEVAEQKRNTTVAFDFGRLTFAPGQAMHLYGTPGQSRFDFMWDMLIEKAHAYILLLDANRPQDFRYGRRILAFMNQRVKIPMIIGLTHMDCPGAWDPENVALALGLLDPASRPPIVTVNATEEESVFETLIALIEQLMGATTAK; translated from the coding sequence ATGGAAATTTTACGAATCGTAATTACAGGTACAGTTGGAGCTGGAAAAACCACCTTCATTCGAACCATTAGCGAAATTGATGTAGTCGATACAGACCGTCGAGCGACAGACGAAGTAGCTGAGCAAAAACGCAACACCACAGTTGCCTTTGACTTTGGCCGTTTGACTTTTGCCCCTGGTCAAGCCATGCATTTGTATGGCACACCTGGGCAATCTCGGTTTGACTTTATGTGGGACATGCTCATTGAAAAGGCCCATGCCTACATTCTGTTACTGGATGCCAATCGACCCCAAGACTTTCGCTATGGTCGGCGAATTTTGGCATTTATGAATCAGCGAGTAAAAATCCCCATGATTATTGGGCTGACTCACATGGATTGCCCTGGGGCATGGGACCCAGAAAATGTTGCCTTGGCTTTGGGATTACTAGACCCAGCTTCTCGACCCCCCATTGTCACTGTCAATGCGACTGAAGAAGAGTCTGTGTTTGAAACTCTAATTGCCTTAATTGAGCAATTAATGGGAGCTACCACAGCGAAGTAA